The sequence CATCGTATAAGGATCTTCCAACGACTGAGTCTTCATTGAAACATGAGGCTAGAAAAGGATTTGTCCATTCTATGTAATATTCATCATTGATCAGCATGATCCCAATGGGCATCTCCATTAACGCCTCTTCTCCTACACGCTTTACACGATAGGATAGAGTGGAGATATACTCCTCTGTTTCTTCGTGCGATCTTCTCTCAAAATAGAATGCGAGAAAATACACAATTCCAAAGACAATCAACCCTATTAACGAAATGATCCATTGGTAAAAGGAAACCGATACTAACAATAGAGCTGTTAATATAGCAAGACCGTACAATGGGTAGCGGATCATTCGCTTATTAAAATAAGATGGCATGATTTCAGCTCCTGGACCTTAAATTTCTATGACTTACGTTGTAGGCGTTGTCTTAGATCAAATCCTAAGTCAATTATACCTAAAATTCGCACGAGATAAAGAAGTGGAAGTGAAATGATTGTAATTAATACCAAAATACCTTTTGACCATCCTTTTAAATGAGCGAAGAAATAGAGGAATGACAGGCCTTGAACCGCCATCAATGTTTGCAATACGTACAGAACATTAAGAAGGGCCGTATAGGCATAGGTTCCTTTCTCCGGCTGCAGAATCATGGAAAGCACCAGGGTAATTAAATAATACCAAAGAATACTCTTAGGAAGCTTCCATTCTCTAAATGGTTTGAATACCGGCACATCTCTCCCTAAGCGCTTCATGATGGGGAAATTGATCAGCATAAACAACAGTGCCAATACGACGGCAATCCCCAAGAACAAGGTAGGCATCAGCGTCTGTATTAGGTCAATCGAGCTTTCCAGACTTTCTATCAGCTTCTTATCCGGTTCCTGACCAAGCTGCTCAAATAATTGATAATAGGCAGCCTTAGATTCCACTAAGCTATCTTCTATAATATTAACATCGAAGAATAGGATTGAAAAAACAAAACCAATCACAATATTGATGACAAGTGTGAGACTCGATGCCATAAATAGCCTCATTTTATCTACTTTTGCTTTAACACACCAGCCAATCACGACCCCTGTCGTCGCTACCATAAAGGCAACAGGCAGCGCAATGAGTCCTCCAAACAAGAAGGATAATCCTAACGACACGATCAATACGTAAAAAGAATTCAGTAACGAATACTTAGAACTAAACAGAATAAGAGGGAGTGGCAATACGAAAAAGGCCAGCGTTCCTATTAGTGGAACATATAAAGCCAACAACAGTAAAACAGTAAAGATGGCGAGCATAAGCGCACCTTCCGTTAAAACGCGGGGATTTTTCAATTAAAACGCTCCTTACGATAAATTCAAAAACATGCAATAGCACTATCATATCAATTTTGAAGATAGATTTCATCTTAATGACTCACAACAAAAGCGGAGGCGGCTTGGGAAGCCCCGACAAGCATAAGACGAGCTTGCACTAAAGGCTCTTTTTGCCTTTTGGGCAAGACTGGCTTATGACCTCGAGGGGCTAGCCGCCGTAGCTGGATGACACCTAAAGCGGAGGCGGCTTGGGAAGAGGCGACAAGCATACTTTAACGTCCACCATTTAACATTGTTGTGCCACTTTTAACCAAACTTGTGCCATTTTTTGAGTTTATTGTGCCACTTCCCACTAAACTTGTGCCACTTTCACCAAAACTTGTGCCAAATTGTGAATATCAATAACTATTACTGTTAGAGTTACTTCATTTTCATAAAAAAGAGGGAGCCCTTCAACATGCTTCTCTTCTTCATCTACTCTAGTATGCACTCACTTTAAAAAGGAGTATACGCAGTAGATAAAGAATGGCAATGTATCCGGACCACCCTCTAATGAATATTATGAAATTTTAAACCGTTCGATCGAAGACTGAAGCTGTTGGCTTAAGTCTGTTAAGCGTTCAGCAGCTTCTGTAACGGATTGGACAGCCCTTACCTGCTCCTCTGTCGAAGCACTCATTTCCTCGCAGGAAGCGGCTGTTTCTTCGGCTGTTGCGGCCATCATTTGGATCACGTTGACCACTTCATCCTTTTCAAGATTGATTTGACCCACTTCCTTATACATATTCTCAATCTCTAGCTGCATGGATTTCATTAATTGTGAGGTTTCGTTGAATACATGATTCGTTTTTTGAATCACTTCTTTTTGCACCTCGAATGTTTCTTTCGTTTTCACCATTTCGTCCACTGCTTGATGAGATCCTTGTTGAATTTCAACGATCGTGCGTTTAACCTCTTCCGTTGCTTTTACGGATTGGTCTGCAAGCTTGCGTACCTCTTCGGCTACTACTGCGAATCCTTTGCCGTGCTCTCCGGCTCTAGCCGCTTCGATGCTTGCGTTGAGTGCAAGCAGGTTCGTTTGGGAAGATATTTCCGTGATTGTTCCCATAACGGATTCAATCGTCTTCACTTTCGCTTCAAGGCTAAGGATGACTTTTTCCATTGAAGTGATGTATTCACTGGAAGAGTGGTAGGCATTTTCTAATTCTTTTACCTGATTCAGCCCAGACTGGTTCATGACATCTGCTTTACCTGCAAGTACAGACATGGCTTTTGATTTTTCATAAACATCATCAATCCTTGTCCCTAACTGCTCTGTTTGAAGATGCGCACGATCAGAGTCAGCTGCTGACTGGGAAGCTCCGCTGGCGATTTCAGTTACGGCCCTTGCCATTTCTTCACTTGAGGCATTTGTTTCCTCAGAAACTGCACTTAACCCTTCCGCAGATTCCCGTACATTATAAATCGATTCCTGAACGACTTTTATTGTGTCTTTCATATTCACGATCATCCTATTTAAATCTGATGCCAGTAATCCTGTTTCATCTTTGCTGTTAATCGTTGATTGAAGCGATAAATCACCGGACGAAACGTTGGTTACCGTTTTTTGCAACTCTTTAATCGGTTTCGTCATCATATTGGCTACGATGACAACCAACACCAGCATGATGACCAGTGTAATAAGAGCCGTAATCAGAAGTAAGCGTTCAATGTCTTTCGATGATTGAATGAGATCCTCCATACTATAAGCGGATCCCACTTTCCAACTCGTCTTCGGTACCGTACTGTACACTAATACTTTTTTATCGCCTTCCAGGTCATAACGGAGGGTGTCCGATTCTTTTTCTGATTTTAACATTTTGCTGATGAAAGGTAATGTGGACAGATCCTCGCCGCGCTTTGTTGGGTGGACGATGGCTGTTCCATCAAGACCGATTAAAAATGGATAGCCATTATAACCGATATCCATTTTGGAGACCCGTTCGGTAAGTTTCGACAGCTTAATATCGACACCCATTACACCGACCACTTTATTTTCGGATATGATCGCCCTTGAGGCCGTTATGATGTATTCTTCCGTTGCCGTGTCTATATATGGTTCGCTCCAAACGACGCCAGCCCTTGCTTCTTCAGCATCTTTATACCATTCCCTGCTCGTCGGATCAAAGTCGCTCGGTAAGGATACAGATGGGACGATTTTCAGTTTCTTATTGGGCGATGCAAAGTAGATGGAAGTTGCTTCATCATATAAACTTAAATAATTATCAAAATCAGATTGGATATTCGCATATAGCTCTGTATTATCTACTTCAGTTTCTGTTTGCAATTGTACTTTGGCATAATCTTTTAATGAATTCGAGATAGAATATTGATCAATGCTCTTTTCGTATTGTCCAAGGAAGAGTTGAACTGAATTATTTAGTTCCCCTACAATCCCTTGAGTCTGACGAATGACCTCTTCCTCTGTTTTCACCCTTGTCTGCAAGCTTGTGATTGCAATGATAACGGCTAACGAAACCATAAATAAAATGGATATGATCACGATAAGCTTCATTCGAATAGAGGATAGAAGAAAATTCTTCTTATGCTCTACTTTTTTCTTTGTCTTTTTCTTTTTCACATGAATTCCCCCTCTTACTACCAAAAAACTATCTATACATACTCTTATTCATCGACATTTTTCACCATTTCTTTATAGTGATAGGGGAATTAAGGGAAACAAAAAGAGGGTGTTTAGTAGTGGTGGATACTAGAAAGAAGAGGGAGTGTTATCGTTCCTTTATATAGGGCTTTATTCAAAAACAAATAAAAAAGCAGCAGAGACAAGTCTCTGCTGCTTTAGCCGATGATATTATTCACCAGTAACGTATGGAAGTAATGCCATTGTACGAGCGCGTTTGATCGCACGAGTCAACTTACGTTGGTACTTAGCGTTCGTTCCAGTTACACGACGTGGAAGAATCTTTCCACGTTCAGATACGAATTTCTTAAGAAGATCTACATCTTTGAAATCGATATGTGTAATTCCGTTTGCTGTGAAGTAGCACACCTTACGACGTCTACGTCCACCTCTACGTCCTCCTGCCATTTGTTTCGCCTCCTATCTTGTTTGGATTTATTATCGTTCGTTTAGAATGGCAGATCATCATCGGAAATGTCGATCGGCTGACCGTCATTTGCAAATGGATCCTCATCTACACGTGTATAGTTGTTGTTATTATTGTTGTTGCGTTGTTGATTCTGATTCTGACTATACGGATTTCCTTGGTCACGTTGACCTCCACCCGAATAGCCCGGACTTCCTCCACGATCGCCTTGATTCGCACTACGCGGTTCTAAGAACTGAACGCTTTCTGCTACAACTTCCGTCATAAACACACGACGTCCATCCTGTCCTTCGAAATTACGTGTTTGAATACGACCGTCAACGCCAGCTAAGCTGCCTTTTTTAAGAAAGTTTGCTACATTCTCTGCAGGGCGACGCCATACAACACAGTTAATAAAATCTGCTTCCCGTTCTCCTGATTGATTCGTAAAACTACGATTGACAGCCAGTGTAAACGAAGCTACAGCCACTCCACTTGGAGTATATTTTAATTCAGGGTCTTTGGTTAAACGCCCTACTAATACAACTCGGTTCATCATCAGAATCAACCCCTTCCTTCTAGTTTACTGTTTCACGTGAAACAGATGATAGAAGTGTATAT is a genomic window of Rossellomorea sp. y25 containing:
- a CDS encoding YybS family protein — encoded protein: MKNPRVLTEGALMLAIFTVLLLLALYVPLIGTLAFFVLPLPLILFSSKYSLLNSFYVLIVSLGLSFLFGGLIALPVAFMVATTGVVIGWCVKAKVDKMRLFMASSLTLVINIVIGFVFSILFFDVNIIEDSLVESKAAYYQLFEQLGQEPDKKLIESLESSIDLIQTLMPTLFLGIAVVLALLFMLINFPIMKRLGRDVPVFKPFREWKLPKSILWYYLITLVLSMILQPEKGTYAYTALLNVLYVLQTLMAVQGLSFLYFFAHLKGWSKGILVLITIISLPLLYLVRILGIIDLGFDLRQRLQRKS
- a CDS encoding methyl-accepting chemotaxis protein, translated to MKKKKTKKKVEHKKNFLLSSIRMKLIVIISILFMVSLAVIIAITSLQTRVKTEEEVIRQTQGIVGELNNSVQLFLGQYEKSIDQYSISNSLKDYAKVQLQTETEVDNTELYANIQSDFDNYLSLYDEATSIYFASPNKKLKIVPSVSLPSDFDPTSREWYKDAEEARAGVVWSEPYIDTATEEYIITASRAIISENKVVGVMGVDIKLSKLTERVSKMDIGYNGYPFLIGLDGTAIVHPTKRGEDLSTLPFISKMLKSEKESDTLRYDLEGDKKVLVYSTVPKTSWKVGSAYSMEDLIQSSKDIERLLLITALITLVIMLVLVVIVANMMTKPIKELQKTVTNVSSGDLSLQSTINSKDETGLLASDLNRMIVNMKDTIKVVQESIYNVRESAEGLSAVSEETNASSEEMARAVTEIASGASQSAADSDRAHLQTEQLGTRIDDVYEKSKAMSVLAGKADVMNQSGLNQVKELENAYHSSSEYITSMEKVILSLEAKVKTIESVMGTITEISSQTNLLALNASIEAARAGEHGKGFAVVAEEVRKLADQSVKATEEVKRTIVEIQQGSHQAVDEMVKTKETFEVQKEVIQKTNHVFNETSQLMKSMQLEIENMYKEVGQINLEKDEVVNVIQMMAATAEETAASCEEMSASTEEQVRAVQSVTEAAERLTDLSQQLQSSIERFKIS
- the rpsR gene encoding 30S ribosomal protein S18, producing MAGGRRGGRRRRKVCYFTANGITHIDFKDVDLLKKFVSERGKILPRRVTGTNAKYQRKLTRAIKRARTMALLPYVTGE
- the ssb gene encoding single-stranded DNA-binding protein, which translates into the protein MMNRVVLVGRLTKDPELKYTPSGVAVASFTLAVNRSFTNQSGEREADFINCVVWRRPAENVANFLKKGSLAGVDGRIQTRNFEGQDGRRVFMTEVVAESVQFLEPRSANQGDRGGSPGYSGGGQRDQGNPYSQNQNQQRNNNNNNNYTRVDEDPFANDGQPIDISDDDLPF